One window of Arvicola amphibius chromosome 6, mArvAmp1.2, whole genome shotgun sequence genomic DNA carries:
- the Gpx7 gene encoding glutathione peroxidase 7 isoform X1, giving the protein MVATVAAVWLLLWAAACVQSEQDFYDFKAVNIRGKLVSLEKYRGSVSLVVNVASECGFTDENYRALQQLQRDLGPYHFNVLAFPCNQFGQQEPDTDREIENFARRTYSVSFPMFSKIAVIGTGAHPAFKYLTQTSGKEPTWNFWKYLVAPDGKVVGAWDPTVPVQEIKPRITELVAKLILQRRAEL; this is encoded by the exons ATGGTTGCGACCGTGGCGGCGGTGTGGCTGCTCCTATGGGCCGCGGCCTGCGTGCAATCTGAGCAGGACTTCTACGACTTCAAGGCAGTCAACATCCGGGGCAAGCTGGTGTCGCTGGAGAAATACCGCGGCTCG GTTTCTCTGGTGGTGAACGTAGCCAGCGAATGTGGCTTCACAGACGAGAACTACCGAGCCCTGCAGCAGCTGCAGCGGGACCTGGGTCCCTACCATTTTAACGTGCTCGCCTTCCCTTGCAACCAGTTTGGCCAACAGGAACCAGACACCGACAGGGAGATTGAGAACTTTGCCCGCCGTACCTACAGTGTCTCTTTCCCCATGTTTAGCAAGATCGCAGTCATCGGCACTGGTGCCCACCCTGCCTTCAAATACCTGACCC agaCTTCTGGGAAGGAGCCCACCTGGAACTTCTGGAAGTACCTAGTGGCCCCAGACGGAAAGGTGGTGGGGGCTTGGGATCCAACTGTGCCCGTGCAGGAGATCAAGCCGCGGATCACGGAGCTGGTGGCAAAGCTCATTCTTCAGAGACGAGCAGAGTTGTGA
- the Gpx7 gene encoding glutathione peroxidase 7 isoform X2, whose amino-acid sequence MSRSSLGGVLISWVQYVSLVVNVASECGFTDENYRALQQLQRDLGPYHFNVLAFPCNQFGQQEPDTDREIENFARRTYSVSFPMFSKIAVIGTGAHPAFKYLTQTSGKEPTWNFWKYLVAPDGKVVGAWDPTVPVQEIKPRITELVAKLILQRRAEL is encoded by the exons ATGTCGAGGTCGTCACTTGGCGGTGTGCTTATTTCCTGGGTGCAATAT GTTTCTCTGGTGGTGAACGTAGCCAGCGAATGTGGCTTCACAGACGAGAACTACCGAGCCCTGCAGCAGCTGCAGCGGGACCTGGGTCCCTACCATTTTAACGTGCTCGCCTTCCCTTGCAACCAGTTTGGCCAACAGGAACCAGACACCGACAGGGAGATTGAGAACTTTGCCCGCCGTACCTACAGTGTCTCTTTCCCCATGTTTAGCAAGATCGCAGTCATCGGCACTGGTGCCCACCCTGCCTTCAAATACCTGACCC agaCTTCTGGGAAGGAGCCCACCTGGAACTTCTGGAAGTACCTAGTGGCCCCAGACGGAAAGGTGGTGGGGGCTTGGGATCCAACTGTGCCCGTGCAGGAGATCAAGCCGCGGATCACGGAGCTGGTGGCAAAGCTCATTCTTCAGAGACGAGCAGAGTTGTGA